DNA sequence from the Terriglobales bacterium genome:
CTTCAATTCCCGAAGTGCAAACTGTGCGGGCTAACCCCGTGACTTCCTCGTCTAATACCGGCGATACCGTACTGCAGGCGGCGGGATATATCGTTGCTCATCATACGATCAGCGTGAACTCGAAGGTCACCGGCCGAATCGCCTGGATCGGAGTGGAAAAAGGCGACAAAGTGAAGGCCGGGCAGGTGCTGGTCCGATTGGAGGACCAGGAGTTCCGCGCTCAGGCAGACCAGGCCCGCGGGGCGGTGAGCATGGCCAAGGCTCGACTGCAACAGCTTGAAAACGGCTCACGTCCGGAAGAAATCGACCAGGCCGGCGCGAATCTCGACGAAGCGCGCGCCAATCTCGCGAATGCGAGGGCGACGCTCGAGCGAACCAAGCCATTGGTGGAACAGGGAGTCTTCTCCCGCCAGCAGCTTGACGATGCGCAGGCGAAATATGACTCCGCGCAACAGCGCGTGCAGTCATTAGAGAAGAGCTACCGTTTATCCAAGATCGGCCCACGCCAGGAGGAGATTTCAAATGCTCGAGGCGCGCTGGAACAGGCGCAGGGACAGCTCGCCTATGCCCAATCGCTCCTCGATGCTACGCAGATTCGTGCTCCCGTATCGGGAACGATTCTGGAACGCACTGCCGAGAAGGGCGAGCTTGTTACTGCGCAGTTTGCATCTGGAGCTGACACGGGCGGACCTCGCGGATCGGTGGTCACGCTCGCCGATCTGACGGACCTACAGGTGGAGCTAGACATTAGTCAGAACGATTTCGCCAAGCTGAGTCCGACGCAGAAAGCTGTGCTCTCAACGGACGCGTATCCGGATCGCGAGTACAAGGGCCAGATCAACGAGATCGCTCCGATGGCGAACCGGCAAAAAGCCACGCTGCAGGTAAAAGTGAAGGTCCTCAACCCGGATGATTATCTCCGCCCGGAAGAGAACGCCAATGTGCGTTTCGTCGGTGATGAAAAGACTAAAGGCGCTGGGATAGTGTCATCGGGCACAGTTGTTCCGGCGAGCACAGTGCACGACAACGGCGGAAAGCGGGTTGTGATCATTGCCTTCAATGGTCGTGCCGCGATGAGAGAAGTGAAGGTGCTCAGCCAGCGCAGTGATGGGTACTTAGTCGATGGACTTACTGGAGGCGAAGACATCATTGTGAACGCTCCAGCGGACTTGAAAGATGGCGACAGAATAAAAGTAAAGCAATGAGTCAGTACCGGCGGCGGGAGCCGCTGGGTTAGTCGTAGCCTCTATGAAGAAGTTGCAGTCACACCCAGCGGCTACCACTGCCGGTACTGATTACTCCAAGACTCAAAGGACGATCCTTGTGCCTCAAGCAGCAGAAATGAAAAGTGCACCGGTGGCGACGAAGCTCGTGCAAGCGAACCATGTAAGCAAGATCTTCACACGCGATACCTTTGAAGTGAAGGCGCTCGACGATGTTTCCATCGAGATCGCCGAAAAAGAGTTCATGGCGCTCATGGGACCTTCCGGGTCCGGCAAGACGACACTACTGAACATGATCGCGGCCATCGATCGACCCACGGCAGGAGAATTACTCGTGCAGGGCGAGAATGTCTTCCGCTACAGCGACAAGAAGATCGCCGAGTGGCGTAATCGGCACATCGGCTACATCTTCCAGACCTTCAACCTGATTCCGGTCCTCACGGCGTTTGAAAATGTCGAGCTACCACTGCTGCTCACCAAGCTCAACAAGAATGAGCGTCGCGATCACGTAATGACCGCGCTCACGCTGGTCGGCCTGGGCGACCGCGTTCACCATTTGCCAAAACAACTTTCCGGAGGACAGGAACAGCGCGTCGCAATAGCTCGTGCCATTGTCACAGATCCCACACTGTTGCTCGCGGATGAACCCACCGGCGATCTCGACAGTCACTCCGCCGCCGAAGTGCTCGAGATCATGAAGCGTCTAAACGAAGAGTTTGGAAAGACCGTGGTGATGGTTACACACGATCCAAATGCTGCCGCATACGCCCATACAACGCGGCATTTGGAGAAAGGGATGCTGCTGCCTGGTTAGGTAGGCCGCGTTTCTACGACTGGGCGGAGGCCATCAGGGTCGAGATTCCATGCGGGCGACTGTTGAATCTACCGAACCATGTAGACACTGTCTAATGGACACTGTCATCCGCCAGGCCGCCGCCTACCTGTCAGTGTTCCGTTAACGCGGATGCGGCCTGGGGGATCTGCTGTTTGATCACTAACGCAACAGCAGATCCCCCACGCGCAAGAAATGAAGTTTCGATGTGAAGGTGCTGTCGCTGCGGCGCGTGGGATCACAGTTCCAAAAGGGGACATGTCCGACGAGTCATACGCTGAAAGCGACCTAGCGCCAACCCTTAAGCTCGTTCTGGGAGAGTGGCTCGAAGAACTTGGAAGTGACCTTGAACTTGCCCCGCAGGATGTCGAGGCGGCGTTGGTTCGGAGCTTGAGCGACAGGAACGATCTTTGCTACAACTCTTTTACCTATGGCGATTAGGATCTCTTCCCCGCGCTCAACCGGCTCGATCAGTTCTGACAGATTTGCCTTTGCTTGATGAATGGTTACTCTGGGCATCTGGTACCCTGCTAACTACGGCAATTTTGGATAATCACCCGAGTGTTGCGAGCACGCGACTCAAGATCCCGGCATTAAGAATTTCCTTGGCGATGCCATGGTGGGCGGTGTAGGACTCGAACCTACGACCTCCTGCGTGTGAAGCAGGCGCTCTAACCAACTGAGCTAACCGCCCACATAAATAGCGGTAACACCAGCATAACACGCTACTTGCAACACGCACTGCGTGCGTTTCCACATGCCTGCCCATCGTTTTCGAGCGCGAGCAAGAAAGCGTCGCGTCATGCAAAGGGGCGCGCATCACCTCGGCACAATCTGTCTCCTGACTGTAGTCTATTCATCAACGAGTCCAAAATCTGCGAGTCCCAAATGAAAGAGTTGAATCGGTGTGGATGGGCGAAGAGCGACATCATGGTGCGGTATCACGATGAAGAGTGGGGTGTGCCGCTGCACGATGATGGAATGCTCTTTGAGTTTTTGTGTCTGGAGGGCGCGCAGGCGGGACTGAGTTGGGAAACGATTCTGAAGAAGCGTGAGAACTATCGTAAGGCGTTTGACGGCTTCCGGCCCGAGATCATCGTGAAGTACAACCAAAAGAAGATCGCTGACCTGCTTGCCGATTCGGGAATCGTGCGCAACCGGATGAAGATCGCTTCGGTGGTCCAGAATGCAAAGGCCTTTCAATCTGTCCAGAGAGAGTTCGGCAGTTTTGACAAGTACATCTGGCAGTTCGCTCCGAAAAGGGCCGGTAGGGGGCCTAAAGGTTCCGGAGACGTGCCCACCCAGACAAACGATTCCGACCGCATGAGTAAGGATCTAAGAAAACGCGGTTTCGGCTTCGTAGGCTCCACGATCTGTTACGCCTTCATGCAGGCAGTAGGGATCGTGAACGATCACAGCCAAAAATGTTTTCGGCGGAAGCAGGTATGAGGAGTACCGGCGGCCGTGGCCGCGGGTTCGGCCAACTCTTGACCCAGCGGCTAGGGACCAGTACCGCAGCCGGTACAGCTCGGTTTTCACTCAACAAAGCGTTACAATTAGCTGCCCTGCGCCCGGGTTGTCGCGTCTAATAAAACTATGCTTGCCGAGGTGCTCTGAAGCATGCCGTTTCCGGACGATCCAATCCGGTCAAAGTCCAATCAATCCAGCGGTTTACCGCCTTCTGATTCGGCGCAACTTCCGCCCCCGGAAGGGGTTAAAGATAGCGTGGGTACGATAGCTCTGAATCCGGAGAGGTATCCAGGGGTTGCGGGTAAGGTTTCGGGCCAGAATGGTGGTCAACCAGCCGCGCGCACTGCATTGCGTCCGATGAATGAGATGAGCGATGCGGAAGTGATGCTGCTCGCCGGGACTGGAGATGACTCCGCATTTGGATATCTGGTAGAAAAATTTCGCCGTCCGATTATCAGTTTTATGTATCGGATGACCCACAATCAGGCGATTGCCGAAGAATTGGCGCAGGAAGTCTTTCTACGAGTGTATCGTTCGCGGAGCTCGTATCAGGCAGAGGCCAAGTTCAGTACTTGGCTGTACCGAATCGCAACGAACCTGGCGGTGAATCACGCGCGAGATTCCAGGTCGGAGCGTACGGCCCCGACTGTGAATCTGGACGAACCTGATCCTGAAACGGGAACGACGCCAGATGTCGCTGATGCGACGCCGACGATTGAAGCAGACATTCTGCGCGAAGAACGGATGGCGGCGATTCGCAAGCACGTCATGGCATTGCCGGAACGGCAGCGGGTGGCAGTGTTGATGCATAAGTATCAGGGACTCGACTATAAGGAAATCGGCAAAGTCTTAAAGCTGAGCGAGTCTGCGACGAAGTCGCTTTTGTTCCGTGCCTACGAAACGTTGCGAGAGCGGTTGAAAGAGTTTGTGTAAATGTTTTACTTCCGGGAAAGGCTGTAATTATGGTTTGCAAAGATTTAAGGGACGAGATCTTCGAGGCTGCACTTTCGGGTGCGGCTCCGGGTGAGAGCGTGAAGGCGCACATGTCAGCATGTGCGGCCTGTGATCGCGAATTTCAGAGCCTGCGTTCAACTATGAACGTGCTCGATACGTGGACCGCGCCTGAGCCGTCGCCGTACTTTGAGGTGCGGCTCCAGGCACGTCTCCGCGAGGTGAAAGAACAGCCGCAAGGTTTCTTTGCCCAGTGGATGGAGAAAATTGGCGTTCATCACCTGACTTGGAAGCCAGTTGCGGCTAGCGTGTTTGCTTTGGTAATGGCAGTGGGTGTGTATTTCGAATTGCCACCTAAGACGCCAGTTGTTCAGGCGGCATGCCCAGTGGTCGATTTACAGGCTCTTGATAAGAATCAACAGATTCTGAGCGAGCTTCAGGATCTGGATGACGACAGCTCGAACGACAACTCACAAGTGCCACTGAGCAACTGAGAAAAGAAGCAAGACGGAATCCCAATATGAAACTCATGCGCCAATCCGCGACGATGTTGTTGCTGGCTGGCGCTCTTTGTCTGCCCGGGATGGCTGCGCCACAAAAGCCAAACCAGAATCGCGGGCACAACGATCACGACCGCGATCGCATGCCGCCGGGTAAGGTTCAGAACAATGCTCCTAAACCGGGAGATTGGCTCAGCAAACACTTGAACCTCTCGCCGGAACAGCAGCAGAAGGAACTCTCGAACGATCCGGAATTCAAACAGCTCAATCCGCAACAACAGCAGCATCTGCAACAACGCCTGAATCAGTTCAACAGCCTTCCGCCGGAGCAGCAAAAACGCACTCTGAAGCGGATGCAGGCGATGGAGTCTCTACCACAAGAGCGCCAGGATATTCTGCGAAATTCGCTACAGCAAATGCGGCAACTCCCTGATGATCGCCGGCGCGCAGTGCGACGTGCATGGCTCGGCCTGCGGCAAATGCCGCCAGATCAACGTGAGCAGACATTGAATTCCGAGCGCTTCCGCTCAACCTTTAACGATCAGGAGCGCTCAACGCTCAGGGGGCTGCTGGATTCTGGCTTCAATCCGGAAGACAGCAACGGCGGCGGGCCGCGGTAGAGTCAGCGATTAGCAATAAGCAATAAGCTAAAGCAGGCACAAACCGAGCGCCGGGCGCTCCGTTTTATGTAACCTTCGGATTATGATCTCAGCAGATTCTTCGCAACGAATAGAGCGTTAGCAGGGCGTTCCGCTAGGCGTCGCATGAAGTACGGGTACCACTCGGTGCCAAATGGAATGTACACGCGCATGCGCCAGCCCTGCTTTACCAGCTCGCGCTGTAAGTCGCGACGTATCCCATAAAGCATCTGAAACTCGAACGCCGTGGACGGAATCTTCTCCGCTTGCGCGAAGGCGATCGTCGCTTCGATCATTTTCTCGTCGTGCGTGGCGATGCCGTGATAAATGCCGCTTTTCAGCAGCAGCTTCATAAGCTTCACATAGTTCGCATCGACATCGGACTTTTCCGGAAACGCGATCTCCGGTGGCTCTTTGTATGCGCCCTTACACAGGCGAATACGAGTACCTTGGGAGATGAGGTTCCGCACGTCAGCTTCGCTCCGCCGAAGGTAAGCCTGAATGACTGCGCCCACGGCTCCTCGGTTGCCATCTCGGGAATGAATCTCCTCGACAAGATCTAAGGTGCGTTGCGTGTAGGGAGATCCTTCCATGTCGACGCGAACGAAATTGTGCTTATCACGCGCATGTTCGACGAGCTTCTGGACAATGCCAATCGCAAGCTGCTCATCGATATCGAAACCCATGTGTGTGAGCTTCAGGCTGACGTTGGCGTCGAGTCCGCGCTCGGTAATACGATCGAGGAGCTCGTGATAAAGCTGCGCGCTAAGCCGAGCCTCATCTGCATTCGTGACGTTCTCGCCTAAATTATCGAGGCTCACGCTCATACCGAGAGCGTTGGTTTCCTGCGTGGCCTTTAGGGCTTCTTCGATCGTAGTCCCTGCCACGAAGCGGCCAGACACTCGATGTCCAATCGAAGAACTTTCTGCCATATGCCGCAAAGAGCGATTTTCAGAAAGAGCAATGAAAGCTGCTCTTAACATTGGGGTCCTGACGGTGGGATTTTCATGCGTGTAGGCAAACACTTGGTTCTATCACAAGCTATTTATCGCTGTCATTTGCCGGCGCGGAGAGATTCAGGTTTTCAGATCGCAGTAAAAAAGCCCCGCGGTACCGCGGGGCTCGAGAGAACGAAGATTCCGTCTACTTGCCGTATACCAACACTACGAAGGAATCGGGGACCATCTTGGGGCGTGGCCTGGGCTGGTCAGCGGTAGCTTCGGGGGCCTTTTCAAAATCGGCTGAGACAGTGATCAGGTCGTGAGTCTTTTCATCGACGGTCATTGTGCGAGCCCGTGGTTTTGTGGGAACTGTTGCGGCTACGTCAAAGCTGGCCGGCGAACTCTCTTTCACCACTGTGATATCGCCGCTCTGCCCGTTCGAGCTATAGGCCTGTTTGAGACCTTTATCGAAAGCCGCGGCGTCAGTACCCTTGCCGATCGGCACAGTCTTGACGACCTTTCCGCTATTTCCGTCGAGCACCGCCATGGTTTCGTTGTCGCATGCGGCGAAGAGCAGTTCATGATCGGCGTCAATCGCCAATCCGCTTGGCGATTCGCATGGCTTGAGTGACCAGTGATTCAGGACTTTAAGCCCCTTCGCGTCGATCTCCGCAGTCTCAGATTTGTCCTCCAGGTTGACGAAAACTTTGCCCTTGCCATCCGAGACGGCGAATTCGGGCTTTCCGCCAAGGTCGATAGTCGCGGCAACGCTGTTGTCCTTGGTTTCAATCACGGTCGCGTTGCCGCTGCGGCCGTTGAAGGCAAATACCCGCTTCGTGGCAGGATCGAAGAGAATCGCGTCCGGGTTTGTGCCTGCCTGCACTTTGCCGGTGGACTTAAGCGATCCGAGGTCGA
Encoded proteins:
- a CDS encoding efflux RND transporter periplasmic adaptor subunit; the protein is MALETKYGDLHSLRIDRTQKEPDDPKWSKRFIVAGVGAIVLLGIVALAVRLFSSSIPEVQTVRANPVTSSSNTGDTVLQAAGYIVAHHTISVNSKVTGRIAWIGVEKGDKVKAGQVLVRLEDQEFRAQADQARGAVSMAKARLQQLENGSRPEEIDQAGANLDEARANLANARATLERTKPLVEQGVFSRQQLDDAQAKYDSAQQRVQSLEKSYRLSKIGPRQEEISNARGALEQAQGQLAYAQSLLDATQIRAPVSGTILERTAEKGELVTAQFASGADTGGPRGSVVTLADLTDLQVELDISQNDFAKLSPTQKAVLSTDAYPDREYKGQINEIAPMANRQKATLQVKVKVLNPDDYLRPEENANVRFVGDEKTKGAGIVSSGTVVPASTVHDNGGKRVVIIAFNGRAAMREVKVLSQRSDGYLVDGLTGGEDIIVNAPADLKDGDRIKVKQ
- a CDS encoding ABC transporter ATP-binding protein; protein product: MKSAPVATKLVQANHVSKIFTRDTFEVKALDDVSIEIAEKEFMALMGPSGSGKTTLLNMIAAIDRPTAGELLVQGENVFRYSDKKIAEWRNRHIGYIFQTFNLIPVLTAFENVELPLLLTKLNKNERRDHVMTALTLVGLGDRVHHLPKQLSGGQEQRVAIARAIVTDPTLLLADEPTGDLDSHSAAEVLEIMKRLNEEFGKTVVMVTHDPNAAAYAHTTRHLEKGMLLPG
- a CDS encoding type II toxin-antitoxin system prevent-host-death family antitoxin, which codes for MPRVTIHQAKANLSELIEPVERGEEILIAIGKRVVAKIVPVAQAPNQRRLDILRGKFKVTSKFFEPLSQNELKGWR
- a CDS encoding DNA-3-methyladenine glycosylase I, encoding MKELNRCGWAKSDIMVRYHDEEWGVPLHDDGMLFEFLCLEGAQAGLSWETILKKRENYRKAFDGFRPEIIVKYNQKKIADLLADSGIVRNRMKIASVVQNAKAFQSVQREFGSFDKYIWQFAPKRAGRGPKGSGDVPTQTNDSDRMSKDLRKRGFGFVGSTICYAFMQAVGIVNDHSQKCFRRKQV
- a CDS encoding RNA polymerase sigma factor — protein: MGTIALNPERYPGVAGKVSGQNGGQPAARTALRPMNEMSDAEVMLLAGTGDDSAFGYLVEKFRRPIISFMYRMTHNQAIAEELAQEVFLRVYRSRSSYQAEAKFSTWLYRIATNLAVNHARDSRSERTAPTVNLDEPDPETGTTPDVADATPTIEADILREERMAAIRKHVMALPERQRVAVLMHKYQGLDYKEIGKVLKLSESATKSLLFRAYETLRERLKEFV
- a CDS encoding DUF3106 domain-containing protein produces the protein MKLMRQSATMLLLAGALCLPGMAAPQKPNQNRGHNDHDRDRMPPGKVQNNAPKPGDWLSKHLNLSPEQQQKELSNDPEFKQLNPQQQQHLQQRLNQFNSLPPEQQKRTLKRMQAMESLPQERQDILRNSLQQMRQLPDDRRRAVRRAWLGLRQMPPDQREQTLNSERFRSTFNDQERSTLRGLLDSGFNPEDSNGGGPR
- a CDS encoding proline dehydrogenase family protein, with amino-acid sequence MSGRFVAGTTIEEALKATQETNALGMSVSLDNLGENVTNADEARLSAQLYHELLDRITERGLDANVSLKLTHMGFDIDEQLAIGIVQKLVEHARDKHNFVRVDMEGSPYTQRTLDLVEEIHSRDGNRGAVGAVIQAYLRRSEADVRNLISQGTRIRLCKGAYKEPPEIAFPEKSDVDANYVKLMKLLLKSGIYHGIATHDEKMIEATIAFAQAEKIPSTAFEFQMLYGIRRDLQRELVKQGWRMRVYIPFGTEWYPYFMRRLAERPANALFVAKNLLRS
- a CDS encoding YncE family protein — encoded protein: MLLLSVLAFGSAYAVAQGAGGYHQLHAYKLPGDTGWDYLTMDPASRRLYISRGTHVQILNIDTGKLEGDISDLKGVHGIALDKANRKGYISDGRDNSVVVFDLGSLKSTGKVQAGTNPDAILFDPATKRVFAFNGRSGNATVIETKDNSVAATIDLGGKPEFAVSDGKGKVFVNLEDKSETAEIDAKGLKVLNHWSLKPCESPSGLAIDADHELLFAACDNETMAVLDGNSGKVVKTVPIGKGTDAAAFDKGLKQAYSSNGQSGDITVVKESSPASFDVAATVPTKPRARTMTVDEKTHDLITVSADFEKAPEATADQPRPRPKMVPDSFVVLVYGK